A region from the Aphis gossypii isolate Hap1 chromosome 1, ASM2018417v2, whole genome shotgun sequence genome encodes:
- the LOC126555400 gene encoding tubulin polyglutamylase complex subunit 2-like, with the protein MANNNKLDLVTSDLFNDQVTLGLLTVLENTAGVRNLTVKQSLPCDKAKISLWEQRNGCQLPDDVKSFYLSCDGFKLTWSYRVEGITSDVTAAAVGGASNLPIGNITVNPLSDLVRLCDVKSDTVNVNVMRDLQLLDRLSDRNTPDFTDNSKIFELDSSSDVGHVCLVYLDSREPVGCVAANRSDVHPREENSSASIWLLDTTYRWHKLAPNFSNYFRKALVHMGLPHWQLKFTDMGLTSIGEFFMNLVAPQLNVTDRVPIIGQLDDDEQSTIDNAAPLNHFDPSILKTTFKMSKSKKNAIK; encoded by the exons agAACACTGCTGGCGTGAGAAACTTGACGGTCAAACAGAGTTTACCGTGTGATAAGGCAAAAATAAGTCTATGGGAACAACGGAATGGGTGTCAACTACCAGACGACGTCAAGTCGTTTTACTTATCTTGTGATGGATTCAAGTTGACCTGGTCGTATAGAGTTGAAG GCATCACGTCTGATGTGACAGCTGCTGCTGTTGGTGGCGCGTCCAATTTGCCCATTGGAAACATCACCGTGAATCCGCTGTCCGACCTGGTCCGGCTGTGCGACGTCAAATCGGACACGGTCAATGTAAACGTGATGCGTGACCTGCAGTTACTGGACCGTCTGTCCGACAGGAACACGCCAGACTTCACGGATAACTCGAAGATATTTGAACTGGACTCGAGTTCGGACGTAGGCCATGTGTGCCTGGTGTACTTGGATAGCCGGGAGCCGGTGGGGTGTGTGGCGGCGAACCGGTCGGACGTTCATCCACGCGAAGAGAACAGCAGCGCGTCAATTTGGCTATTGGACACCACATACCGCTGGCACAAGCTCGCCCCGAACTTCAGCAACTATTTCAGAAAGGCTCTGGTCCACATGGGCCTTCCCCACTGGCAACTCAAGTTTACCGACATGGGACTCACGTCCATCGGTGAG tttttcatGAATTTGGTGGCCCCTCAATTGAATGTGACCGATCGAGTTCCTATAATCGGCCAATTAGACGATGACGAGCAGTCTACCATAGATAACGCTGCACCGCTAAACCACTTTGAtcctagtattttaaaaaccacgTTCAAAATgtccaaaagtaaaaaaaatgcaatcaaATAA